GAGGCGGCGGAGGCCACGCCGGAGGCCGAGGCGAGGGTGCTTCGATCCGAAGATCTGCACACGAAAGTTTATGTCAATCAGGTGGAGACGCTGTGGAATCTGGCAGATGCCAGGGTTCTGGCGCGCCTGATGGACTGTCCGGTTCTGGCCGGCAGTCTGTGGAGGAGGGAGTATTTTCCATGCTGGTAATCATCCGAGGCGCCGGTGATTTGGCCACCGGTATTGCTCTGCGGCTGAAAAAGGCGCATATATCGGTGATTATGACCGATATACCGGCCCCAACTGCCATCCGGCGGACCGTAGCCTTCTCCCAGGCCATCGTGTTGGGAGAGACAAAGGTGGAGGATGTCACCGCCCGCCGGGCGGAGACACCGGAGGCGGCTATGGCCCTTTTGCAAGAGAATGTAGTCCCGGTGCTGGCGGACCCGGAGGGGATCTGTATCCCAGTTTTGAAGCCGGACGTGGTGGTGGACGCCATCCTGGCCAAGCGGAATCTGGGCACCCGGATCACCGATGCCCCGGTGGTCATCGGCGTGGGGCCGGGCTTCACTGCCGGGGTGGACTGTCACGCGGTGGTGGAGACCATGCGGGGCCACAGCCTGGGCCGGGTGATCCATGCAGGCAGCGCGCTGCCCAATACCGGGATCCCGGGGCTCATCGGCGGCTTTGCCGGGGAACGAGTGCTGCGGGCCCCGGCGGACGGCGTGTTTCACCAGCTGCTGGACATTGGCGCCCAGGTGCGGCAGGGGGATGTGGCCGCCACGGTGAACGGCGTGCCCATGACCTGCACCCTGGACGGCGTCCTGCGGGGTATCCTGCCGGATGATACCCCGGTGCACAAAGGGATGAAGGCCGGGGACATCGACCCCCGCTGCAAGGTGGAGCACTGCTATACCGCCAGCGACAAGGCCCTGGCCATTGGCGGCGGTGTGCTGGAGGCGATTTTGGACCTGACGGGAGCGCTGAAAGACCGCGCAGGTGGGTATTCCGGTTAGGTGCAGCCTGTCGGGGACGATCAAACTGAGGAAACGGGAGGAAGAATCATGCCTGAAAATGATGTCAAGCTGACGAAGCTGGCCAAGTGTGCCGGGTGCGGCGCCAAAGTGGGGGCCGGTGTGCTGGCCCAGCTGCTGGACGGCATCCAGGTGCATCGGGACCCCAATCTGCTGGTGGGGTTCGACAAGAGCGACGACGCCTCGGTCTATAAGGTCAGCGACGATCTGGCCCTGGTGCAGACGGTGGATTTCTTCCCGCCCATTGCCGACGACCCGTACCTGTTCGGACAGATCGCGGCCACCAACGCCCTCTCCGATGTGTACGCCATGGGCGGCGAGCCCAAGCTGTGCCTGAACATCATGGCCGTGCCGGAGTCCATGCCGAAAGAGGCGGTGCACCAGCTGTTGCGAGGCGGCTATGACAAGGTGTATGAGGCGGGGGCGCTCATCACCGGCGGCCACAGCATCCTGGACGACGAGCCCAAGTACGGCCTGGCGGTCACCGGCTTCGTCCATCCGGACCGGGTGCTGACCAACTCCGGCGCCCGGCCGGGGGACGTGCTGTTGCTGACGAAGCCCATCGGCATTGGCGTCCTCACCACTGCACAGAAGGCGGAGATGCTGTCGGTCGAGGGGCGGGCTTTGGCAGAGGAACTGATGACCACCCTGAACAAGTCCGCCCGGGACGCCATGGTGAAGTACCGCGTCCACGCCTGCACGGATGTAACGGGCTTTGGCCTGCTGGGCCACAGCTATGAGATGGCCCAGGGCAGCGATGTGGAGCTGGAGCTGGAGGTGGACGCCATCGACCTGATTCCGGAGGCGCTGGAGTTTGCAAACATGGGTCTGCTGCCGGCGGGGATGTACCGTAACCGCGCCTTTGCGGAGGCGGGCGTGGATGCAGGGGAGACCGCGCTGTGCAGACAGGACCTGCTCTATGATCCCCAGACCGCTGGGGGCCTCCTCATGGCCGTGGACCCGGCGGACGCGGAGGCGCTGTATCGGGAGCTGCAGGGCTGCGTCCCCAGTGCCCAGCGGATCGGCGTCGTGAAGGCCTACCGAGGCGGGAAACGCATCTTCCTGCGGTGAAAGTCGAAAATGGGAAACAGGTGCCTGCCGGATTTCTGGCAGGCACCTGTTTTGCGCCCGTACCGGGCGGAACCCTTAAACGGGCAGGCGCAGGAGCGCGGCGGCGGCCTGGAAGTAGATCAGCACCGCCCCGGCATCCACAATGGTAGTGATGAGGGGGGAGGCCATGATGGCCGGATCCATGTGGAGCTGCTTGGCGGCAATGGGCAGCATACAGCCCACCAGCTTGGCCAGCACCACCGTGGCCGCCAGGGACAGGGAGATCACCAGGGCGATGGCGCTGTCATGGTACTGAAGGTAGATCCGCAGGCCGTTGGCCGCGGCTAGGACGGCGCTGACGATGGCGGCTACCGCCAGCTCCTTGCGGATCACCCGCAGCGCGTCCCGGGGGCGGATCTCTTCCAGAGCCAGCCCCCGGATCACCAGCGTGGCGCTCTGGGAGCCGCAGTTTCCGCCGGTGTCCATCAGCATGGGTAGAAAGGCCACCAGCAGGGGCACGGCGGAGATGGCGTCCTCGTACCGGGTGATGATAGAGCCGGTGATGGCGGCGGACAGCATCAAAATCAGCAGCCACACTACCCGATGGCGGGCGTGCTCCCAGGCGGAGGCGGCGAAGTAGGGCTTCTCGTCCGGCGTCACCGCCGCCATGATGGAGAGATCCTCTGCGGCGGCCTCCGTCAGGACATCCATGGCATCATCCACGGTGACGATGCCCACCATCCGCTCCTCTCCATCCAGCACCGGCAAGGCCAGCAGGTCATATTTCGCCAGGAGCCGGGCGGCCTCTTCCCGGTCTGTGAGCGTACCCACAGATACCACATCCGTGACCATCAGGTCCGCCACAGCGGCATCCTCCGCGGCTGTCAGCAGGTCCTTGGCCGACACCACGCCCAGCAGCTGCCGGTGCTCCAGCACATAGCAGGTGTAGACCGTCTCCTTGTGGATTCCGGTGCGGCGGATGGTATCCAGCGCCTGCCGGACCGTATCGCCCGGCCGGAGGGAGACAAACTCCGGCGTCATGACGCTGCCGGCACTGTCCGCCGGATAGCGCAGCAGGGCATTTACCGCCATACGGCGCTGAGGGCTGGCGGAGCGGAGGATGCGGGTCACCAGGTTAGCGGGAAGCTCCTCCAGAAAATCCGCCGCGTCGTCCAGATGCAGGGCGTCAAAAATCTGCTGCAGCTCCCCGTCCGCGAAAGAGCGGGCCAGGGTGGCCTGAGTGGGACCGGGGAGATAGGAGAACACATCTGCCGCCAGGTCCTTGGGCAGCGTGCGGAACACCGCCGCCTGCCGGGCACCGTCCTCCACGGAGTCCAGGAGGGCGGCGATGTCCACGGCACCGCGGCCCTGCCAAAGGGCGCGGAGCGCCTCGCCGTCCCGGCTCTCCAAAAGCTGAAAGATCTGATCCTTGTTGAACATGGTCATAGTCGTTACCTCGCTTTCGTCTGTATTGTCTGGGTGGCTGACTGGCACTTTCCATGGTCCGCACCTCCTTTCTGCATAAAACTCTATGCGCGCTCGCGCGTTAGGAACATCGGCTGTGTGAGGTTTTGCGCATCCTTTCCAGCTGCCCCGAAGGGACGGGGAAATGGCGCGTTTGAATTTTTGGCCGTGCTTTTCCGCAGCAAAAAAATCCCTGCCGGAAATCCGGCAGGGAGAGCTGCACACAATGGGCGTCTTCGTCCAAGCTTTAGCTTCACGGGGCGTAGCAACTGCGTTAAGCGGCGCCTTGTTGTCGACGCGGCCTGTTGACCAGCTGGTTGTGTCTCCACAACTGTGCGGCAGCAGTCTTTGGATGATTCCGAATCCCCGTGGTAGCCTCACCTACCGATTCGCCGTCATTATAACCGCCTGGACGGACGTTTGTCAACCCCGTCGCCTCAAAAAATTTTTCGCCATGGCCTCACAGCGCCTTCCGGTGCTGGTTCATGATACGGGCGAACAGCACGCCGTTGGAGGGCGGGGTGTATGTAATGGCATTGGCTCCGGCCTGGATGGTGCGGAGGATCGACTCCTCTGTGGGGCCGCCGGTGGCGATGATGGGAACCTCCGGGAAGTCCCGGCGGATCTCCGCCACGATCTCCGGCGTGGCGGCGGCGCCGGAGACATTGAGAAAGTCGGCTCCCGCCTCCAGGCGGCTGCCGATGTCCGTGTGAGCGGAGACCACCGTGATGACCACGGGAATGTCCACCACCTTTTTGATCTGGCGGATGACATCGTCGGAGGTGGGGGCATTCAGCACCACGCCGTAGGCACCCTGGTGCTCGGACTGGATGGCCAGCCGGACGGAGCGGGAGCCGGTGGTGATTCCGCCGCCCACGCCCACGAATACCGGCACGTCGGACACGCTGATGATGGCCTGGGAGATCACCGGCTGGGGCGTGAAGGGATAGACGGCGATGATGGCGTCCGCGTTGATGTTCTTGATGATGGCTACATCGGTGGAAAAGGCCAGGGACTTGATGCGCCGGCCGAAAATGCGGATGCCGCTGCACTCGCTGACGCAGGCGGGGATGGTCAGGGAGTGATTGCGCAGCGTCCCAGTGTAGGAGGGGACCTGTTTTGCCATAGGGACTCCTTTCTCCTGGCGGCAGACCGCCGGGCACAGGTGGTTGTTCACAGGCAAATTATACCGCAGGAAGCCACGCGGGACAAGCCCGGATCCGGGCTTGCTTTTTTTCCGGCGGGAGATATACTGTTAAGAGACGAGATGTGTCGGGACGGCACAGGGGAACAGGAGGACGGCTATGGATCGCTTTTCCATTCTGGTGGGAGATATCACCCGTTCGGACGCGGAGGCCATTGTCAACGCGGCCAATCCCACGCTGCTGGGCGGCGCCGGGGTGGACGGGGCCATCCACGCGGCGGCGGGGCCGGAGCTGCTGGCGGAGTGCCGGACGCTGGGGGGCTGCGAGCGGGGGCGGGCCAAGCTGACGGCGGGCTACCGCCTGCGGGCCCGGTATGTGATCCACACGCCGGGTCCCGTCTGGCAGGGCGGGGAGCAGGGGGAGGCGGCCCTGCTGGCCTCCTGCTACCGCAGCTGCCTGCTTTTGGCGGAGGCCCACAGCATCCGCACCCTAGACTTCTGCTCCATATCCACGGGAGTCTACGGGTATCCGTTGCCGCTGGCGGCCACCGTGGCCCTGCGGGCCATCATGGACTTCCTGGCGGACCATGCCCTGCCGGAGCGGGTGCGGATGGTCTGCCATTCGGAGCAGGCGGCAGAGGTCTACCGCCGGACCTGGAACCTCTGGTACGCGGAGGGCAAGGACCAGCGGATGTAAAGAACGCCGGAGCGGGACCTTTCCCGCTCCGGCGTTTGTCACTCTTCGTTTCTTTTGTCACTCTTTTTGACCTTTTTGTATCCGTTTTGACCCGATTTTTCCCGGGGCATTCCGTATGATAGACTCAAATAAGAGATGAAAGAAAGGTATCCCATCATGAAACGACTGGTTTCCCTTCTGCTGTCCTGCCTGCTGCTGAGCTCCTGCGGCACCATTGTGACCCCCGCCAAGACCCCGCCGGAGCATTTGGTGTCAGAGGCGCCCCCGGCTCAGGTTCTCCCCGCTCCCGGCGAGATGCCGGAGCTCCTCCCGGACAGCCAGGAGGCAGGCGGGGAGAATGCTTCGGAGCCCTCCCTGGAAGAGGGTGGCGGAACTCCCGTGGAGACGCTGCCGGAGCCCCAGCGGGTGGTGGATCCCACCCGCCCCATGGTGGCCCTGACCTTTGACGATGGTCCCCACGCGGTCTACACGGACCAGATTTTGGATATTCTGGAGGAGCACGGCGCGGTGGCTACCTTCTTCGAAGTGGCGCGGAATCTCCCCAAGGCGCCGGAGGCAGTCCGCCGGGCGGCGGACATGGGCTGCGAGATCGGCAGCCACTCTTACCGCCACGCAAACCTGGGCAAGATGGATCAGGCCGCCCAGCAGGCGGATCAGGCCGCGGCGGACGCGCTGTTTCAGGAGGTGCTGGGGACCACGCCCGCGCTGCTGCGGCCGCCCTATGGCTCCATGAACAAGACGCTGAAGACCACCTCCGGCCGGAGCATCGTCACTTGGTCCATCGACACGGAGGACTGGCGCTCCAAGGACGCGGAGAAGGTGGTGGCCGGCGTGGAGAACGCCGGGAATCTGGACGGACAGGTGATCCTGCTCCACAGCATCTACGAGAGCACGGTGGCGGCCACGGAGGTCCTGGTGCCCTGGCTGCTGGAGCAGGGCTACCAGCTGGTGACGGTCAGCGAGCTGATCCAGCTGCGCTTTGGGGACGAGGTGGAGCCCAACCGCACCTATAATTACGACTACTTCCGCTTCCAGGTGCCGCCCCTGCCTGCGGAGACGGCGCCCGCCGCCGCATGAGCGGCAGGCAACCGACGGTTGCTTTACGCCGCTGCCCTGCTGTGATAGACTGGTCCCGAGGTGATGGGAATGGAGTTTCAAGAGGTGTTCGCCCAGCTGCGGCAGCGGACGGGTCTGTCCCAGAGCGAGGTGGCGGAGCGGCTGTTTGTCACCCGGCAGGCAGTGAGCCGCTGGGAACGGGGAGAGACGATCCCGGAGGTGGAGACGCTTCAGGCGCTGTCAAGGCTGTTCGGCGTGTCCATCAACACCCTGCTGGGCAGTCCCCGGACCCTGGTCTGCCAGAGCTGTGGAATGCCGCTGAACGATGACATCCTGGCCAAAAACACAGACGGCAGCTTCAATGAGCAGTACTGCATGTGGTGCTGGGATGGAGAGGGCTTTGCCCAGGACTGCACCATGGAGGAGATGGTGGAGCACTGCCTGCCCCACATGCCCCTGGGCCGGACGGATCCGGAGGCGTGCCGCGCCTATATGCGGAGCCTTCTGCCCACACTGGGGCGGTGGAAAGAGAACTGACACAGGCGCCGGACTGCGGAAACCCGCGGTCCGGCGCCTGGATTTTTTCAGGACAGCTGCGCAAGACAGCTTTCGCACACATAGATCCCATGGGGGAGCTGCCTGAGAGAATCCGCAGCATGGCAGCAGATGCAGGAGGGGAATTCTTTCTTCAGGATTACCGTGCGGGATTTTTCATCCAGAAAAAACATTACGGTGTCCCGCTCATTTAGAGACAGAGCCCGGCGCACATCTATCGGGATCACAATCCGTCCCAGCTCGTCCAGCCTTCTCGGTATTCCCACGTTTTTCATATCTGACATCCTCCTTTTTCGACAATTTGCGGTTCTATCATACTAAAATTCCAGAATATAGTCAATATTTATATGAAATATAGGATGTTCAAACTGGAATAACTCATACTATACACTGTACCTGAAATGGGGTATGGTGATGATTGATACAAAAGCTATCGGAAAACGGATTCAGGCACTCCGCAGGGCGGCTGGTATGACCCAGGAGCAAGCGGCGGAGACTCTGGGAATCAGCCCAAATTATGTGTCCAATATTGAGACGGGACGAGATATCTGTTCTACTGTTGTCCTGCTGGGCATGGCGAATCTCTACCACGCCAGCGTGGATTATATGTTGGGGGAGAGTCTGGAATACAACCGGCGGAAGGGAGAAGCGGGAGAGAATCGGACGGCGCTGCTCCACGAGGTCAGACGTCTGCAAGAGGCGGAGTGTGGCCATCTGCTGCGGTATATCCAGTTGATGCGGGCGGACGAGACTGAAATCCGGAATTGAACAACCGCTCCTTTATAATTTATAAATAGAAAAGAGCCGCTGCATCAACCGATGCAGCGGCTCTTTTTACGCCTTTGCCAGATACGCCCCGCAGGCATTCCGGGCATCGGCGGCGGTTTTTTCCTCGTCGATGGTGACGAGATGCCCCTCCTTCACCACGACCCGGCCGTTCACCACCGTGTAGTCCACCGGGCCGCGGAGGCCTACCGTGGCCAGCACGTCGGCGGGACTGTACGCGCCGCCCACCAGCTCCAGTCGGCGGGAATCCACCAGGAAGAAGTCCGCGCACTTGCCCACGGCCAGCTGCCCGATGTCCTCCCGGCCCAGCAGCCGGGCGCTGCCCCGGGTGGCCATCTTCAGCACCTGATACCCGGAGGGGGCCTTCTCGCTGGAGGTCAGCCGGTGGAGCAGGTAGCACACCCGCAGCTCTTCCATCAGGGACGACCCGTCGTTGCTGGCGGAGCCGTCCACCGCCAATCCCACCGGGACGTCCAGCGCCAGCATCTCCGGCACCCGGGCGACGCCGGAGGCCAACTTCATGTTGCTGATGGGGCAGTGGGCCACGCCGGTGCCGGTGCGGGCCAGCTCCCGCAGCTCCTCGTCGTTGAAGTGGATGCCGTGGGCGTACCACACATCCGGGCCTGTCCAGCCCAGAGATGCCATGTACTCCAGCGGCCGGACGCCGTAGTGCTCCAGGGTGTAGTGCTCCTCGTCCCTCGTCTCACACAGGTGGGTGTGGAGCCGGACGCCGTACTGCCGGGCCAGGATGGCGCTCTGCCGCAGCAGCTCTCCGCTGACGGAGAAGGGGGAGCAGGGGGCCAGGGCCACCTGCCGCATGGATCCGAAGGACGGGTCATGGTACGCCTCGATCACCCGGGCGGAGTCCTTCATGATGGCGTCCACCGTCTGGACCACGCTGTCCGGCGGCAGGCCGCCGTCCTTGCGGGAGAGGTCCATGCTGCCCCGGGAGGCGAACATCCGCATCCCCAGCTCCTCCGCGGCGGCGAACTGGGCGCCGATCAGGTCTCCGCATCCGGCGGGAAAGACATAGTGGTGGTCAAAGCAGGTGGTGCAGCCGTGCTTCAGCAGCTCCCCCATGCCGGTGAGGGAGCTGAGGCGCACCACCTGCTCGTCCAGGCCCTTCCAGATCTCATACAGGGCGGTGAGCCAGTCGAACAGCTCCAGATTCTGCACCTGGGGCAGGTTCCGGGAGAACACCTGATACAGGTGGTGGTGGGTGTTGATGAGGCCGGGATAGCACCAGTAATGGGACCCGTCGATCACAGTGTCTGCGGTCTGGGGCAGGTCTGGGCCCAGACCGCGGATGATGCCGTTTTCGCAATAGAGGTCGGCGTGCTCCAGCACGGCGTCGCCGTCATCACAGGTGAGGATGGTCCGCAGATTGCGCAGCAGCAAAGAGGACATGGCGGTCACGCTCCTTTCTGCTCCCAGTATAAAGGACGGCGGGAGAAAGGTCAACTTTCCCGGGAAAACTTCTTGCGGAAACGGGGAGGATGTGATACGCTGAGAGCAATTTCGGATCACCGGGAGGAACACGGTTATGCTGGACATCTTTGATATTCTGGGCCCTGTGATGGTGGGCCCCTCCAGCTCCCATACAGCGGGGGCGGTGCGGATCGGCCGCATGGCCAGGACCCTGCTGGGGGCGGAAGTGGCGCGGGCGGACATCGGCCTCCACGGCTCCTTTGCCGATACCGGCCGAGGCCACGGCACGGACCGGGCGCTGGTGGCGGGCCTCCTGGGGATGAAGCCGGACGATCTGGGCATTCCTCAGAGCTTTGAGATCGCCGCCAACCAGGGGTTGGAATTCCACTTCCACACGGCCCGTCTGCGGGATGCCCACCCCAACACGGCGGTGCTGACGGTGGAGAGTGCCGACGGGCGGAAGCTGGAGCTGCAGGCGGCCTCCACCGGCGGCGGCCGCATCCGGGTGGATCGGCTGGATGGAGTGGAGGTGAGCTTCACCGGCATCTTCAACACCCTGGTGGTCCGCCACCAGGACGTGGCCGGAGAGCTGTCCCGGATTCTCAATGAGCTCTCCGTCAGCGGGGTGAACATCGCCAACATGAGCCTGAACCGGGACCGCCGGGGCGGCGCTGCCCTGACGGTGGTGGAGACGGACCAGAAGATCCCGGCGGATGCCCTGGAGCGTATCCAGGCGCTCTACGGCGTCTTGGGCGCCACCTACTACGAGAAGGAGGAAGACTGAAATGGCTCTGGATTCCATGCAGGAGATCTTCGACAAGATCCAGGCGGGGCGGAAGCCCTTCTGGCAGGTGGTGCGGGATACGGACGTGGAGGAGCGGCAGGTGACGGCGGAGGCCTCCTTTGAGAAGATGCACGCCACCTGGCGGGCCATGGTGGAGTCCGTGGACACCTACCGGGCGGACCGGCGCAGCGTCAGCGGCCTGGTGGGGGGCGACGCCCAGAGGATGTGGGACTACGCCGCCCAGCAGGAGACGCTCTGCGGCCCCTATCTGCAGGAGGTGATCGCTACGGCCCTGTGCGTGGCGGAGTCCAACGCCTGCATGCACCGGATCGTGGCGGCACCCACGGCGGGGGCCTGCGGCGTGCTGCCGGCTGTGCTGGTGCCGCTGTACCGCCGGGGCGCTGTAGATGAGGAGGCCATCGTCCGGGCGCTGTATGTGGCTGCCGGTATCGGCGCGGTGGTTGGCTACCGGGCGTCCATCTCCGGCGCCTCCGGCGGCTGCCAGGCGGAGGTAGGCACGGCTGCGGCCATGGCGGCGGGGGCCCTGGTGGACCTGCGGGGCGGCGGGCCGGAGCAGATCGGCCACGCCGTGGCGATGGCGCTGAAGAACCTGATGGGCCTGGTGTGCGATCCGGTGGCGGGACTGGTGGAGGTCCCCTGCGTCAAGCGAAACGTCATCGGCGCGGTGAATGCCGTCAGCGCGGCGGACATGGCCCTGGCGGGCATTGAGAGCCGGGTGCCTGTGGACCAGGTGATCGACTGCATGGGCGACGTGGGCCGCCGGCTGCCGGTAGAGCTGCGGGAGACCGCTCTGGGCGGTCTCGCCGCCACACCATTCGGACAGAGCGTGAAGGCAAAGCGGGAAGAGCGCCGCTCCCAGGAACAGGAGCTGTGAGGACGAAAGAAGGACCTGCCCTGCGGCAGGTCCTTCTTTTTGCGAAAGGGAAGATCAGGCGTTCCGGCTGGCCAGGACTTTCTGGAACCAGTCCTTGCCGTCTACAAAGCGGGAGACCAAAAAGCTCACCACATAGTCGCCGGCGGAGTTGATCATGGTAGCGGGGGGATCCACCAGGTTTCCGATGGTGATGGCGATGGGATAGGCGATGGCCAGCTGGTCCGGGAAGAACACGGAGCACATGATGAACTCGCCGATGTAGCCGCCGCCGGGGACGCCGGACATGCCCACGGAGGACAGCACGGCCACAATCACCATCAGTGCCATGTCGCCGATGCTGTCAAAGGGCCGGCCGAACACGCCGAAGAGGAACGTGATCTTCAGAATGCAAGAGAAGCAGGAGCCATCCATGTGCATGGTGGCGCCCAGAGGAACCACGATCTCGCTGACATCCTTGGAGATACCGGTGGCCTCCGCCTCTTCCATGTTGGTGGGGATGGTGGCCACGGAGGAGCAGGTGCCCAGGGAAGTGATGGCAGGTTTGGCGATGTGCCGGAACATTTCCTTGACCGCTCCCTTGCCGCCGCCGAACCAGGCGAACAAGGGGAAGGCCACAAAAATATAAATGAAGCAGAGGGGATAGTACACCACCAGAGCCCGGGCATAGTCCGTAGCGATCTGGGAGCCGTAGGTGGCCACCAGGTTGGCGAAGAAGCCGAAGAAGGCGATGGGGGCGTAGTAGGTGACTAGCTGAACGACCTTCATCATAGCTTCGGACAGGCTGGTGAGGAATCTTGCAATCAGGCTGTCAGGACCCGGCCCCAGATTTACGCCGAAGCCGAACAGAATGGAGAAGACGATCAGGGGCAGCATGGCGCTGCGGCTGAGCAGGCCGGAGAAGTCGCTCACCGTGAAGAAGTTCACGATCAGGTCCGGGATGGAGATGGGATCCTCCACCACGCCCTCAGTCAGGTTGGTCCAGGGCTCCAGAACCGGGGGGAAGATCTTCATAATGACGATCATGATGACCGCAGCGATGGCGCCGGTGATGACGAAGGTCAGCACGGTGGTGCCCATGATCTTGCCGGCCCGTTTGCGGCTCTTCATGGTAGCCACAGACCCGGCAATGGACGAAAACACCATGGGCACCACGATGCAGAACATCATATTCAGGAACAGGGTGCCCAGAGGTTCCAGCACCGTGGCGCCGGCGCTGATGACGTTGCCCTCCGCATCCAGCTCCTGGGGGAAGATCCAGCCCACGATGGAGCCCAGGATCATGGCCCCCAGCATGACGGCCAGAAATGCGTAGTTCCGGGCAACAGACTTTTTGCTCAGCTGTGTACTCATTCTCTCTCCTCCAATACATATTGAAATAGCTGCTGACCTATATGGCCTTCCGGCCTTACATTATAATAAGGTCCTCATCCGTAACTTCACCCCTGCACACCACGTTGGTGGGGCCTGTCAGATAAAGGCTGGCGATATGGGAGTGGACCCGCTCCGCATCGATCACCAAGCGGCCGCCGGTCATATCCACCTGTACGCCGTGGCCGGAGACTTTGCCCTGCAGAGTCAGCACGGTCACCACAGATCCGGTGCCAGTGCCGCAGGCATAGGTGAAGTCCTCCACGCCGCGTTCAAATGTCCGCTCGAAAATCAGATCTTCACCGGTGATCTCGTAGAAGTTCACATTGGCACCCTTGGGAAAGACCTTGTTCCAGCGAATAGCCCGGCCCAGCTCCCGCAGCTCGTTTTCGTCCGCCTGGCGCAGTCCGGCGTATGGCACCACGGCGTGGGGGATGCCGGGATTTCCCAGCTCCACATAGGAGCAGACGTATGTCACGCCGTCTGCCTCCACCGGGCTATCCAGTCGTACGGTGGTGGGGTCGTTCAGCCGGATGCGGTACAGCCGCTGGTCGATCCGCCGGCCGGTGACGATGCCTGCCGTGGTCTCCACAGTCTGCGTCTCTCCGGCCAGCCCGTTTTCGTAGCCATACCGGCAGATGCAGCGGGCACCGTTCCCACACATCTCACCTACGCTGCCATCAGAATTATAGAACAGCATCCGATAATCTCCGCCCTGGGAGGGGGCATCCACAACCATCAACCCGTCCGCCCCGATGGACATGTGCCGTTCACACAGCGTCCGGGCGATTTGTGGCAGCTGCTCCAGGGGGAGGTGCTCCTCCAGGTTGTTCAGAATCACAAAGTCATTTCCCGCGCCGTTCATTTTCCAAAATCTCAAGTTTCCACCTCCTTCTTGTATATACATTATTATAACAGCGAGAACTGAGAATGAAAAGCAGAGAATGTGCGGAAAACCATGCAGAACCTGCGAAATCCACGTCAGTGGGAAGACGGTCGAAAAAAATCGAGAAAAGAGGAAAAAGGTATTGACAAAAGGGGAAGGATTTGGTATTCTAACAAAGCTGTCGGCGCGGTGATGAGCCGGGC
This DNA window, taken from Dysosmobacter welbionis, encodes the following:
- the yqeB gene encoding selenium-dependent molybdenum cofactor biosynthesis protein YqeB, which translates into the protein MLVIIRGAGDLATGIALRLKKAHISVIMTDIPAPTAIRRTVAFSQAIVLGETKVEDVTARRAETPEAAMALLQENVVPVLADPEGICIPVLKPDVVVDAILAKRNLGTRITDAPVVIGVGPGFTAGVDCHAVVETMRGHSLGRVIHAGSALPNTGIPGLIGGFAGERVLRAPADGVFHQLLDIGAQVRQGDVAATVNGVPMTCTLDGVLRGILPDDTPVHKGMKAGDIDPRCKVEHCYTASDKALAIGGGVLEAILDLTGALKDRAGGYSG
- a CDS encoding hydrolase; the encoded protein is MAKQVPSYTGTLRNHSLTIPACVSECSGIRIFGRRIKSLAFSTDVAIIKNINADAIIAVYPFTPQPVISQAIISVSDVPVFVGVGGGITTGSRSVRLAIQSEHQGAYGVVLNAPTSDDVIRQIKKVVDIPVVITVVSAHTDIGSRLEAGADFLNVSGAAATPEIVAEIRRDFPEVPIIATGGPTEESILRTIQAGANAITYTPPSNGVLFARIMNQHRKAL
- a CDS encoding polysaccharide deacetylase family protein, translating into MKRLVSLLLSCLLLSSCGTIVTPAKTPPEHLVSEAPPAQVLPAPGEMPELLPDSQEAGGENASEPSLEEGGGTPVETLPEPQRVVDPTRPMVALTFDDGPHAVYTDQILDILEEHGAVATFFEVARNLPKAPEAVRRAADMGCEIGSHSYRHANLGKMDQAAQQADQAAADALFQEVLGTTPALLRPPYGSMNKTLKTTSGRSIVTWSIDTEDWRSKDAEKVVAGVENAGNLDGQVILLHSIYESTVAATEVLVPWLLEQGYQLVTVSELIQLRFGDEVEPNRTYNYDYFRFQVPPLPAETAPAAA
- a CDS encoding macro domain-containing protein, yielding MDRFSILVGDITRSDAEAIVNAANPTLLGGAGVDGAIHAAAGPELLAECRTLGGCERGRAKLTAGYRLRARYVIHTPGPVWQGGEQGEAALLASCYRSCLLLAEAHSIRTLDFCSISTGVYGYPLPLAATVALRAIMDFLADHALPERVRMVCHSEQAAEVYRRTWNLWYAEGKDQRM
- a CDS encoding zinc ribbon domain-containing protein; the protein is MEFQEVFAQLRQRTGLSQSEVAERLFVTRQAVSRWERGETIPEVETLQALSRLFGVSINTLLGSPRTLVCQSCGMPLNDDILAKNTDGSFNEQYCMWCWDGEGFAQDCTMEEMVEHCLPHMPLGRTDPEACRAYMRSLLPTLGRWKEN
- a CDS encoding helix-turn-helix domain-containing protein, with the translated sequence MIDTKAIGKRIQALRRAAGMTQEQAAETLGISPNYVSNIETGRDICSTVVLLGMANLYHASVDYMLGESLEYNRRKGEAGENRTALLHEVRRLQEAECGHLLRYIQLMRADETEIRN
- the selD gene encoding selenide, water dikinase SelD, whose product is MPENDVKLTKLAKCAGCGAKVGAGVLAQLLDGIQVHRDPNLLVGFDKSDDASVYKVSDDLALVQTVDFFPPIADDPYLFGQIAATNALSDVYAMGGEPKLCLNIMAVPESMPKEAVHQLLRGGYDKVYEAGALITGGHSILDDEPKYGLAVTGFVHPDRVLTNSGARPGDVLLLTKPIGIGVLTTAQKAEMLSVEGRALAEELMTTLNKSARDAMVKYRVHACTDVTGFGLLGHSYEMAQGSDVELELEVDAIDLIPEALEFANMGLLPAGMYRNRAFAEAGVDAGETALCRQDLLYDPQTAGGLLMAVDPADAEALYRELQGCVPSAQRIGVVKAYRGGKRIFLR
- the mgtE gene encoding magnesium transporter, which gives rise to MTMFNKDQIFQLLESRDGEALRALWQGRGAVDIAALLDSVEDGARQAAVFRTLPKDLAADVFSYLPGPTQATLARSFADGELQQIFDALHLDDAADFLEELPANLVTRILRSASPQRRMAVNALLRYPADSAGSVMTPEFVSLRPGDTVRQALDTIRRTGIHKETVYTCYVLEHRQLLGVVSAKDLLTAAEDAAVADLMVTDVVSVGTLTDREEAARLLAKYDLLALPVLDGEERMVGIVTVDDAMDVLTEAAAEDLSIMAAVTPDEKPYFAASAWEHARHRVVWLLILMLSAAITGSIITRYEDAISAVPLLVAFLPMLMDTGGNCGSQSATLVIRGLALEEIRPRDALRVIRKELAVAAIVSAVLAAANGLRIYLQYHDSAIALVISLSLAATVVLAKLVGCMLPIAAKQLHMDPAIMASPLITTIVDAGAVLIYFQAAAALLRLPV
- a CDS encoding AbrB/MazE/SpoVT family DNA-binding domain-containing protein produces the protein MKNVGIPRRLDELGRIVIPIDVRRALSLNERDTVMFFLDEKSRTVILKKEFPSCICCHAADSLRQLPHGIYVCESCLAQLS